A window of Nerophis ophidion isolate RoL-2023_Sa linkage group LG17, RoL_Noph_v1.0, whole genome shotgun sequence contains these coding sequences:
- the tmem38b gene encoding trimeric intracellular cation channel type B isoform X2: MHKPGALEVSRLSPLACWFSSMLCCFGGDVLSGIMLAEPPVAPLSNGTSVLLASLIWYLVFYCPSDLVYNCAAQLPLRLVLSGMKEVTRTWKVLGGVTLAHSKYKDGLLVMIAIGWARGAGGGLISNFEQLVRGVWKPETNELLRMSYPTKVTLVGAVLFALQQSHYLPLHTHHLMLIYSTYTVANKARMMLTGSATSPFAPVESALFKTLFTGFAPYAA, encoded by the exons GGGCTCTTGAGGTGTCTCGGCTCAGCCCGCTAGCCTGCTGGTTCAGCTCCATGCTGTGCTGCTTTGGCGGCGACGTGCTCTCCGGGATTATGCTGGCAGAACCACCCGTAGCGCCCTTATCCAACGGCACCAGCGTCCTGCTGGCTTCACTCATCTG GTACTTGGTGTTCTACTGCCCCTCGGACCTGGTGTACAACTGTGCGGCCCAGCTGCCTCTCCGCTTGGTGCTGTCGGGAATGAAGGAAGTGACGCGCACGTGGAAAGTCCTGGGCGGCGTCACTCTGGCCCACAGCAAGTATAAGGATGGTCTACTGGTCATGATCGCCATCGGGTGGGCCAGAG GAGCTGGAGGCGGTCTTATCAGTAACTTTGAGCAGCTCGTTCGAGGAGTGTGGAAACCTGAAACCAATGAGCTTCTCAGAATGTCCTA cCCCACCAAGGTGACCCTGGTTGGAGCGGTGCTGTTTGCCCTGCAGCAGAGTCACTACCTGCCGCTGCACACACACCACCTGATGCTCATCTACTCCACCTACACTGTCGCCAACAAG GCGAGGATGATGCTGACCGGCTCTGCGACATCTCCTTTCGCCCCTGTGGAATCGGCGCTCTTCAAGACTCTTTTCACCGGCTTCGCCCCGTACGCCGCGTAA
- the tmem38b gene encoding trimeric intracellular cation channel type B isoform X3 codes for MLCCFGGDVLSGIMLAEPPVAPLSNGTSVLLASLIWYLVFYCPSDLVYNCAAQLPLRLVLSGMKEVTRTWKVLGGVTLAHSKYKDGLLVMIAIGWARGAGGGLISNFEQLVRGVWKPETNELLRMSYPTKVTLVGAVLFALQQSHYLPLHTHHLMLIYSTYTVANKARMMLTGSATSPFAPVESALFKTLFTGFAPYAA; via the exons ATGCTGTGCTGCTTTGGCGGCGACGTGCTCTCCGGGATTATGCTGGCAGAACCACCCGTAGCGCCCTTATCCAACGGCACCAGCGTCCTGCTGGCTTCACTCATCTG GTACTTGGTGTTCTACTGCCCCTCGGACCTGGTGTACAACTGTGCGGCCCAGCTGCCTCTCCGCTTGGTGCTGTCGGGAATGAAGGAAGTGACGCGCACGTGGAAAGTCCTGGGCGGCGTCACTCTGGCCCACAGCAAGTATAAGGATGGTCTACTGGTCATGATCGCCATCGGGTGGGCCAGAG GAGCTGGAGGCGGTCTTATCAGTAACTTTGAGCAGCTCGTTCGAGGAGTGTGGAAACCTGAAACCAATGAGCTTCTCAGAATGTCCTA cCCCACCAAGGTGACCCTGGTTGGAGCGGTGCTGTTTGCCCTGCAGCAGAGTCACTACCTGCCGCTGCACACACACCACCTGATGCTCATCTACTCCACCTACACTGTCGCCAACAAG GCGAGGATGATGCTGACCGGCTCTGCGACATCTCCTTTCGCCCCTGTGGAATCGGCGCTCTTCAAGACTCTTTTCACCGGCTTCGCCCCGTACGCCGCGTAA